The sequence TTTTTCGCAGGACGTGTTCAGCAACATCTGCATTCAGTATACCGAGCTGGCGCAGAAGCTGAACATACCCGACATCACGTACATCCCCATCAGCGCCCTCAATGGCGACAATGTGGTGGACCGATCGACGGCGATGAGCTGGTACGACGGCACGACGTTGCTCAATCACCTCGAAACCATCGACATCGACGACACGACGAACCATACGCTGAGTCGTTTCCCCGTCCAATACGTGCTGCGCCCCCAAACCGCCGAACTACCCGACTACCGGGGATACGCGGGTAAGATCACGAGCGGCGCATTCCGGGTGGGTGAAGCTGTCACGGTGCTGCCTTCCGGCGAAACATCGACCATTTCGCGCATTGAAAGCAATGAGCAGGATATCCAGGAAGCCGGGGTTAACCAGTCGGTTATTCTGCACCTTGCGGACAACGTCGATGTGAGCCGGGGCGATCTGATCGTACCCTCGACCAGCCAACCCGTTGTTAGCCAGACCGTCGAAGCCATGCTTTGCTGGATGGACACGAAGGCGTTTTCAGTCGGCAGCAAGTATGTGCTACAGGTAGGTACGTCCCGCACGCGTTGTGTGGTGCGCGAGATCCCGTATCAGCTGAACATCGAAACCTACGAACAGGTAGCCGACGTCGAGAGTCTGAAGCTCAACGACCTGGCGCGGGTGGTGCTGA comes from Fibrella aestuarina BUZ 2 and encodes:
- a CDS encoding sulfate adenylyltransferase subunit 1, which produces MDLLRFITCGSVDDGKSTLIGRLLYDSKSILADQLEAVEKASKSRDNGDVDLALLTDGLRSEREQGITIDVAYRYFQTTARKFIIVDAPGHIQYTRNMVTGASNCQLAIVLIDARHGVVEQTRRHSLIASLLGIQHVVVAVNKMDLVDFSQDVFSNICIQYTELAQKLNIPDITYIPISALNGDNVVDRSTAMSWYDGTTLLNHLETIDIDDTTNHTLSRFPVQYVLRPQTAELPDYRGYAGKITSGAFRVGEAVTVLPSGETSTISRIESNEQDIQEAGVNQSVILHLADNVDVSRGDLIVPSTSQPVVSQTVEAMLCWMDTKAFSVGSKYVLQVGTSRTRCVVREIPYQLNIETYEQVADVESLKLNDLARVVLKTAQPIAFDPYSQNRANGGAILIDETSNVTVGALMLEGEA